The following proteins are encoded in a genomic region of Planococcus lenghuensis:
- a CDS encoding RNA-guided endonuclease InsQ/TnpB family protein produces the protein MAADKKGSHIKGTKKQLPDGWITGAFRYAIFPTDEQKQRLEMAFGCERKIYNEYVAGLVEHLTSIEFSGGFLTYKVPNYTTITNRFDFLDKSNDAFVYNDAKIRFQAAIKKYNETYGKRPLHYKKSVQKKMKAGYVPSLRDVKGLPKFHSKKQGGFSYTTNQTNGNIRIESRDGATFLRIPKFPEGIPVRLHRELPADGLIKKATIKREGDRYIVAISVDYPFEKLQLVEKVATSKITALDYSQSDLYMDSEGQKAEYPRFHELIGKRQRRLNKSLARMKERAMKDENGQPVYSKNYRQTVVHYQKTMAKAANQRNDFLHKRSHQITNDYDAIVVEDLDLSNLAQCLKLGKKLHDNGFGMFRNMLKYKAERKGKHYIVADRFFPSSKLCSACGTKKENLRLSERTYTCAHCQAVIDRDHNAALNLKNYGIRKLSNLGFLAAPVSS, from the coding sequence ATGGCGGCTGACAAGAAGGGAAGTCACATCAAAGGCACGAAAAAGCAATTGCCTGACGGGTGGATAACAGGCGCGTTCCGTTATGCCATTTTTCCGACCGATGAACAGAAGCAGCGCCTGGAGATGGCATTCGGATGTGAGCGGAAAATCTACAATGAGTACGTGGCCGGGTTGGTTGAACACCTAACATCCATCGAATTCTCAGGCGGTTTTTTGACCTACAAGGTTCCGAATTACACGACGATCACTAATCGGTTTGATTTCCTTGACAAGTCAAATGACGCCTTTGTCTACAACGATGCCAAGATCCGTTTTCAGGCAGCCATCAAAAAATATAACGAGACCTACGGTAAACGCCCGCTGCACTACAAGAAATCTGTACAGAAAAAGATGAAAGCCGGCTATGTGCCTTCCCTTCGAGACGTCAAGGGGCTGCCGAAATTCCACAGTAAAAAGCAAGGCGGATTCAGCTATACAACCAACCAGACGAACGGGAATATCCGCATCGAATCGAGGGACGGCGCGACGTTTCTGCGGATTCCGAAATTCCCTGAAGGTATACCCGTTCGATTGCATCGGGAACTGCCCGCCGATGGGCTGATCAAAAAGGCGACCATCAAACGGGAAGGTGACCGCTACATCGTGGCCATTTCCGTCGATTATCCATTTGAAAAGCTGCAACTCGTGGAAAAGGTCGCCACATCCAAAATTACCGCCTTGGACTACAGCCAATCCGATTTGTACATGGACAGCGAGGGGCAAAAGGCGGAATACCCGCGGTTCCATGAATTGATCGGGAAACGGCAGCGGCGGCTGAACAAATCACTGGCCCGGATGAAAGAACGCGCGATGAAAGATGAAAACGGACAGCCTGTCTATTCGAAGAACTACCGGCAAACAGTTGTACACTATCAAAAGACCATGGCAAAGGCGGCGAACCAGCGGAACGATTTCCTTCACAAGCGCAGTCATCAGATAACCAATGATTACGATGCGATTGTGGTGGAAGACCTCGATCTGTCAAACCTGGCGCAGTGCCTGAAACTCGGCAAGAAACTGCACGACAACGGGTTCGGCATGTTCCGTAATATGCTCAAATACAAAGCGGAACGAAAAGGGAAACACTACATCGTCGCCGACCGCTTCTTCCCATCCAGTAAACTGTGCAGCGCCTGCGGCACAAAAAAAGAGAACTTGCGGCTTTCTGAACGGACGTATACGTGTGCGCATTGCCAAGCCGTGATCGACCGGGACCATAACGCGGCCCTCAACCTCAAGAACTACGGCATCCGCAAGCTGTCGAATTTGGGGTTCTTAGCCGCCCCCGTCTCCAGCTAA
- a CDS encoding S8 family serine peptidase: protein MKRLFSIVCTLVLVLSLVPAAFATGLAPAAAVDDKVWSVLEESETAQIVITFKGDSKPSADQLALLENLGIDSAISMKSLPIAGAIATKSQVEKLATNDEVLSVYLNEKLAYYNADATQITGVDKAAADRTFQELNGGFPVSGKDIGVVVNDSGVDGAHKDHEFGRNLVQNVLGQTNLQSIVGIVPVSYTEGVINTDTNSGHGTHVAGTVGGTGAMSGGEYAGAAPGADLIGYGSGAALFVLDGIGGFDYAITHQEEYNIRVITNSWGSSGDFEPLAPINVASKKAYDRGITVLFAAGNSGPGENTHNPYAKAPWVISVGAGEKDGTLVDFSSRGTEGVGGTFELDGKTWTWKDEPTLVAPGVDIVSTRTVSPVTSLATEQDVNTLDPAHLPYYTIMSGTSMATPHVAGITALLLDADPTLSPDEIKSILTQTATNMPGYETWEVGAGYVNAYAALDAVFNGNTYGATLNSTKDFNADAVAESNTQDFAVDYTVNVSTQHKFPVAEGTSVLSATANAQGLIEQTGNPVNLVLIAPDGTEYSSGISLLFATTYERTVVVNGPQTGEWTLEVRGLKGTAENPIALAVPETVQGTVKTTRISGITGAADIAGHEAGEAIASGIENRLFDSYENGLFKPDSKLSRAELATYLVMGAEVRQNLSEAPNFTDVSAELSPYAEAVTAQGAAFRDYDQFNAGVMTVKADGTFDPKGTVSKAELAYSLVQSLGLEEEAEAFSGDVTVQYGDTRVAITDQGDIPAHLKGYVQLALDLNILNAQFSVTQGTYDLTPTVQASFSPAEKVSRGDFAVAFTRYYEVFFAQ from the coding sequence ATGAAAAGATTATTTTCCATTGTATGCACCTTGGTCCTGGTGCTATCGCTGGTCCCTGCAGCATTCGCAACGGGCCTTGCCCCTGCTGCAGCGGTCGATGACAAAGTGTGGTCTGTGCTTGAAGAAAGTGAGACAGCGCAAATTGTCATCACCTTTAAAGGAGATTCAAAGCCGTCCGCAGACCAGCTGGCTCTGCTTGAGAATCTCGGCATCGATTCAGCAATTTCAATGAAGAGCTTGCCGATTGCCGGTGCCATAGCAACAAAGAGCCAAGTGGAAAAACTGGCAACAAATGACGAAGTCCTTTCGGTTTATTTGAATGAAAAGCTTGCGTACTACAATGCGGACGCCACGCAGATTACGGGTGTCGATAAAGCCGCCGCCGACCGTACATTCCAGGAACTGAACGGCGGATTCCCTGTCTCCGGCAAAGATATCGGCGTTGTCGTCAATGACAGCGGCGTGGATGGCGCACATAAAGATCACGAGTTTGGCCGTAATCTTGTTCAAAATGTGCTCGGGCAGACAAATCTGCAGAGTATCGTAGGAATTGTTCCCGTCTCTTATACTGAAGGAGTCATCAACACAGATACGAACTCCGGTCATGGCACCCACGTCGCCGGCACAGTCGGCGGTACAGGCGCAATGTCAGGCGGTGAGTATGCAGGAGCGGCACCAGGTGCTGATTTGATCGGCTACGGTTCAGGCGCAGCATTATTCGTCCTTGACGGCATCGGCGGATTTGATTATGCCATTACCCATCAGGAAGAGTATAACATTCGAGTGATCACAAACTCATGGGGTTCTTCCGGTGATTTTGAACCTCTTGCACCGATCAACGTAGCCAGCAAAAAAGCTTATGATCGCGGAATTACTGTTTTGTTCGCAGCTGGCAACTCCGGCCCTGGCGAAAACACACATAACCCTTACGCAAAAGCACCTTGGGTCATCTCAGTAGGTGCCGGTGAAAAAGACGGCACATTGGTTGATTTCTCCTCACGCGGTACAGAAGGTGTCGGCGGCACATTCGAACTTGACGGCAAGACATGGACTTGGAAAGACGAACCGACACTCGTAGCACCTGGTGTGGATATCGTCTCAACTCGCACTGTCTCACCGGTCACTTCACTAGCCACTGAGCAAGATGTAAATACATTGGATCCCGCTCACCTGCCGTATTACACAATCATGAGCGGAACATCGATGGCGACACCGCATGTTGCCGGTATCACAGCTCTTCTCTTGGATGCGGATCCGACACTGTCTCCGGATGAAATTAAATCGATCCTGACACAGACGGCGACGAACATGCCGGGCTATGAGACATGGGAAGTCGGCGCCGGGTATGTGAACGCTTATGCTGCACTCGATGCGGTATTTAACGGCAACACGTATGGCGCAACGCTGAACAGCACGAAGGACTTCAACGCGGATGCGGTTGCAGAATCCAACACACAGGATTTTGCAGTCGACTACACAGTGAACGTTAGCACCCAGCATAAGTTTCCGGTAGCGGAAGGCACGTCTGTCCTTTCGGCTACTGCGAATGCTCAGGGACTCATTGAGCAGACTGGCAATCCGGTCAATCTTGTACTGATCGCTCCAGATGGAACGGAATACAGTTCCGGCATCAGCCTGCTGTTTGCCACCACCTATGAGCGGACAGTCGTTGTCAATGGTCCACAGACAGGCGAATGGACACTCGAGGTCCGCGGCTTGAAAGGAACAGCGGAAAATCCGATCGCCCTTGCCGTTCCGGAAACTGTCCAAGGTACGGTTAAAACAACCCGTATCAGCGGGATAACCGGTGCGGCGGATATCGCTGGACATGAAGCGGGAGAAGCGATCGCATCAGGCATCGAGAACCGCTTGTTTGATTCTTATGAGAATGGTCTGTTCAAACCGGATTCTAAACTGAGCCGCGCTGAACTTGCGACTTACCTGGTAATGGGTGCCGAGGTTCGCCAGAACTTATCTGAGGCACCAAATTTCACAGATGTTTCAGCCGAACTATCTCCTTATGCAGAAGCAGTCACAGCCCAGGGAGCAGCGTTCCGTGATTATGATCAGTTCAATGCAGGCGTCATGACTGTCAAAGCAGACGGCACGTTCGATCCAAAAGGAACTGTTTCAAAAGCGGAACTCGCTTACTCACTTGTTCAGAGCCTCGGTCTTGAAGAAGAAGCTGAAGCATTTTCAGGAGATGTGACCGTCCAATACGGTGATACACGCGTTGCAATTACTGACCAAGGGGATATCCCAGCTCACTTGAAAGGCTATGTGCAGCTGGCACTTGATCTGAATATCCTGAATGCGCAATTCTCTGTAACTCAAGGCACATACGACCTGACACCGACAGTACAGGCATCATTCAGTCCGGCTGAAAAAGTTTCGCGCGGTGATTTTGCTGTAGCGTTCACACGGTATTACGAAGTGTTCTTTGCACAATAA
- a CDS encoding class I SAM-dependent methyltransferase has product MRLTEERIVPDNMDPMNGMLLEHIARYHFAIYYCRGTVLDIASGAGYGTQLIAKTCKDKVTQVIGADLSQEAITYARGRYHHPLAYFRQGDALDDSFMDSLGQFDTILSFETIEHVPDDRLFLEQLMKRLKPGGTLILSTPFGRGRGQPSNDPFHVHQLTPGEFRNLFSPYPGTEFYYQRGVLIEPPRENMYHPIGIALYTKTSGR; this is encoded by the coding sequence ATGCGCCTGACAGAAGAACGAATTGTTCCGGATAATATGGATCCGATGAACGGTATGCTGCTTGAACACATCGCCCGCTATCATTTCGCAATTTACTATTGCCGCGGCACTGTGCTCGACATTGCATCCGGTGCAGGCTATGGAACACAATTGATCGCAAAAACATGTAAAGACAAAGTCACCCAGGTCATTGGCGCGGATTTGTCACAGGAAGCAATCACTTATGCACGCGGCCGCTATCATCATCCCCTTGCATATTTCCGACAAGGCGATGCATTGGACGACTCTTTCATGGACTCACTCGGTCAATTCGATACAATTTTAAGCTTTGAAACCATCGAACATGTCCCCGATGACCGTTTGTTTTTGGAACAGCTGATGAAGCGTCTGAAACCCGGCGGCACGCTGATTCTGTCCACTCCGTTCGGCCGCGGCCGCGGACAGCCAAGTAATGACCCTTTTCACGTGCATCAGCTCACACCCGGAGAATTCCGCAATCTCTTCAGTCCCTATCCCGGGACTGAATTCTATTACCAGCGGGGCGTCCTGATCGAACCGCCGCGCGAGAATATGTATCATCCGATCGGCATTGCCTTATATACAAAAACAAGCGGCCGCTGA
- a CDS encoding DUF2252 domain-containing protein, which translates to MESTKKLKARLRKYTIAEVLNHYDGEILGLDRQKRSVKYKKMSRNPFRFYRGSAYLFYFDISRFPLSYHTPEDKPTWIQGDLHFDNFGGFRNEQGEMVFDSNDFDEGYLGSYLYDVFRMAVSIGLYAEELDYSEADEAKFIVTFLKMYHQQLEIFAKQGEDPKTLLFTKNNTGGPVANALSSLEAREAAEKLKEMTAVKDGKRQFKTDGELEALTDTERQELEVAWPEYIRSLDENKETVNNYFKIKDAVRLEGKGTGSIGLNRYFILIEGEGEDHLDDIILEAKEARYPATGYYFSYDDLFSPDEVMHQGRRVIRTQKAMHYLQDPYLGFFSIGERHFYVRENSSFDEGVDPESLQSTESMLDTIEAMGKVTAKIHARADHDVDDALPYDSETEILKAIGDINRFAEDISHLALFYKRQVEQDYELFKEWLNEEFSSE; encoded by the coding sequence ATGGAAAGCACCAAGAAATTGAAAGCGCGCTTGCGCAAGTATACGATCGCTGAAGTGCTGAATCATTATGATGGTGAAATCCTTGGCCTGGACCGGCAAAAGCGTTCGGTCAAATACAAAAAGATGAGCCGGAATCCGTTTCGGTTCTACAGAGGAAGCGCCTATTTGTTTTACTTTGATATTTCCCGATTCCCACTTTCCTACCATACGCCCGAGGATAAACCGACCTGGATTCAGGGGGACCTGCATTTTGATAATTTCGGCGGTTTCCGGAATGAGCAGGGCGAGATGGTGTTCGATTCGAATGATTTTGATGAAGGCTATCTAGGATCTTATTTATATGATGTCTTCCGGATGGCTGTCAGCATCGGCTTGTATGCGGAAGAGCTGGATTACAGTGAGGCTGATGAAGCGAAATTCATCGTTACTTTTCTGAAGATGTACCACCAGCAGCTTGAGATTTTTGCAAAACAGGGAGAGGATCCGAAAACGCTTTTGTTCACCAAAAACAACACAGGCGGACCTGTCGCCAATGCGCTGAGCAGTCTTGAGGCGCGTGAAGCTGCAGAGAAATTGAAGGAAATGACGGCGGTGAAAGACGGTAAACGTCAGTTTAAGACGGATGGAGAGCTTGAGGCACTGACTGACACGGAACGGCAAGAGCTGGAAGTTGCCTGGCCGGAATACATCCGGTCACTGGATGAAAATAAAGAGACCGTCAATAATTACTTTAAGATAAAAGATGCCGTCCGGCTTGAAGGGAAAGGGACAGGGTCAATCGGCCTGAACCGCTACTTCATCCTGATTGAAGGTGAAGGGGAGGACCACCTGGATGATATCATCCTGGAAGCAAAAGAAGCGCGTTATCCCGCAACGGGCTATTATTTCTCTTATGATGACCTGTTCAGTCCGGATGAAGTCATGCATCAGGGACGCCGCGTAATCAGAACGCAAAAAGCGATGCATTATTTGCAGGACCCGTATCTTGGTTTCTTTTCGATCGGTGAACGCCATTTCTATGTGCGGGAAAATTCATCGTTTGATGAAGGTGTTGATCCGGAGTCGCTGCAGAGCACTGAAAGCATGCTTGACACGATAGAAGCCATGGGGAAAGTGACTGCGAAAATCCATGCGCGGGCCGACCACGATGTGGACGATGCCCTTCCATATGACAGCGAAACGGAAATTCTGAAAGCGATCGGCGATATCAACCGTTTTGCAGAAGATATTTCACATTTGGCGCTGTTTTATAAGCGGCAGGTGGAACAGGATTATGAATTATTCAAAGAGTGGCTGAACGAGGAATTCTCCAGTGAATAA
- a CDS encoding potassium channel family protein has protein sequence MHELYFIFGVFILLFVITDLLWTTLWVDGGAGPISSRLTTVIWKGLRFITKDRSKLLSLAGPIILVSILFMWILSIWAGWVFLFTGDENSLIDTRDDEPITWAARIYFVAYTMFTMGNGDFSPKDGFWQIATSLTTASGMLFVTLSVSYVLSVLGGVTQKRSFAEGVTGQGEKSEIIVKQGWNGKDYSNIDLFLKDYSAQLSTLTQQHKAYPILHYYHSEKTEQASAVAVVVFDEALTLFKYGIPEHRQPNKVWVREARSSVQSYLSTLNSAFIKSADHAPPPVDLESLRSAGLPVTSEKEFEQAHSKLEERRKKLLGMIRADAWKWPAEQQ, from the coding sequence GTGCATGAACTTTACTTTATTTTCGGCGTTTTCATCCTGCTTTTCGTGATTACGGATCTGCTCTGGACTACTTTATGGGTGGATGGAGGTGCTGGACCGATTTCAAGCCGGCTGACAACAGTCATTTGGAAAGGGCTTCGGTTCATCACCAAAGACAGATCAAAACTACTGAGTCTGGCAGGGCCGATCATTCTGGTTTCCATTTTATTTATGTGGATTTTATCAATATGGGCAGGCTGGGTCTTCCTGTTCACAGGAGATGAAAATTCATTGATTGATACCCGTGATGATGAACCGATTACCTGGGCAGCCCGAATATACTTTGTGGCATATACAATGTTCACCATGGGAAATGGTGACTTCTCTCCCAAAGACGGCTTCTGGCAGATCGCCACTTCGCTGACAACAGCAAGCGGTATGCTTTTTGTAACGCTCAGTGTTTCCTATGTCCTTTCCGTACTGGGAGGCGTTACACAAAAACGGTCATTTGCAGAAGGTGTTACCGGTCAGGGAGAAAAAAGCGAAATCATTGTAAAACAAGGATGGAACGGCAAGGATTACAGTAATATCGACCTTTTCCTGAAAGATTATTCCGCCCAACTCAGCACACTGACTCAGCAGCACAAAGCTTATCCTATCCTCCACTATTATCACAGTGAAAAAACGGAACAAGCCTCCGCGGTGGCAGTAGTGGTATTCGATGAGGCGCTGACGCTGTTCAAGTATGGAATACCCGAACACCGGCAGCCAAATAAAGTCTGGGTTAGAGAAGCCCGTTCAAGTGTGCAGAGCTATTTGAGTACCCTGAACTCCGCTTTCATCAAATCTGCGGATCACGCACCCCCGCCGGTTGACCTGGAAAGCCTTCGATCAGCCGGCCTGCCTGTAACTTCAGAAAAAGAATTTGAACAAGCACATTCCAAGCTTGAAGAACGGCGAAAAAAACTGTTAGGGATGATCAGAGCCGATGCTTGGAAATGGCCCGCTGAACAGCAATGA
- a CDS encoding YetF domain-containing protein gives MLTLLQFIVAKLTTNFNAIADLIKASPAFLYADGRFNEKQMQKQQIRIEDLYAKVRKHGMSSLDEVEAIVLKGNGSLSIVKKEEDSSKETLRGIKE, from the coding sequence ATGCTGACTCTGCTGCAGTTTATCGTAGCGAAGTTAACGACAAATTTCAATGCAATTGCTGATCTTATTAAAGCTTCTCCCGCTTTTTTGTATGCTGACGGCCGGTTCAATGAAAAACAGATGCAGAAGCAGCAGATCCGTATCGAGGATCTGTATGCAAAAGTGCGAAAACATGGAATGAGTTCATTGGATGAAGTGGAAGCGATCGTGCTCAAAGGAAACGGTTCACTGTCAATTGTCAAAAAGGAAGAAGACAGCTCAAAAGAGACGTTGAGAGGCATAAAGGAGTAA
- a CDS encoding ion channel translates to MEGGAGPVSNRIAVYTWKFIRTIGRKHSRILSLAGPVILTLTLVGWILLLWLGWLLLFMGGDQAVIDTQDNLPTELRELVYFTGFTVFTLGVGDYVPKEGPWQVATAIASGNGMLFITLGVTYILSILGAVTTQRSFASGITGIGQSGHEVAGKAWNGQDFRDIDLLLNSAISQLGTLASQHRAFPILHYYHSLDLTKAASIGVTVLDEALTILEFGVPETHQSNRFLLEDTRSGIKSYLEALPAKIDGSESSVPPHPNLAHLREKGLPTVADEKFLNALDKLNDRRKSLYSLVKLDARPWPDGKDEEENSK, encoded by the coding sequence GTGGAAGGAGGAGCAGGACCTGTCTCTAATCGGATTGCGGTGTATACATGGAAATTCATCCGGACAATTGGAAGAAAACATAGCCGGATACTCAGCTTAGCGGGGCCGGTCATTCTGACATTGACACTTGTAGGATGGATTCTGCTACTCTGGCTCGGCTGGCTGCTGCTGTTTATGGGCGGAGACCAGGCAGTCATCGATACGCAGGATAATTTGCCGACCGAGTTAAGGGAACTCGTGTATTTCACTGGTTTTACGGTTTTTACATTAGGCGTCGGAGATTATGTACCGAAGGAAGGTCCCTGGCAGGTTGCAACAGCTATTGCATCCGGGAACGGAATGCTTTTTATCACACTCGGAGTTACGTATATCTTATCAATCCTCGGAGCTGTGACAACCCAACGCTCCTTCGCTTCTGGTATTACAGGTATCGGACAATCAGGACATGAAGTTGCGGGGAAAGCGTGGAACGGACAGGATTTTCGTGATATTGATCTCCTCTTGAATTCAGCGATCTCCCAATTAGGCACCCTTGCTTCACAGCATCGGGCTTTTCCAATTCTTCATTACTATCATAGTTTGGACTTGACAAAAGCGGCTTCTATTGGTGTTACCGTGCTGGATGAAGCATTGACTATTCTGGAGTTTGGCGTACCGGAGACCCATCAGTCGAACCGCTTCCTCCTGGAAGACACCCGTTCCGGCATTAAAAGCTATTTGGAAGCGTTGCCGGCAAAAATTGATGGGTCTGAAAGTTCGGTTCCCCCACATCCGAATCTAGCCCATCTTAGAGAGAAAGGGCTGCCGACAGTGGCTGATGAAAAGTTTCTGAATGCGCTCGATAAGTTGAATGACCGTCGCAAATCTCTTTATTCACTGGTAAAACTTGATGCACGGCCCTGGCCGGATGGTAAGGATGAAGAGGAAAACTCAAAATAA